A stretch of the Lytechinus variegatus isolate NC3 chromosome 5, Lvar_3.0, whole genome shotgun sequence genome encodes the following:
- the LOC121416271 gene encoding transmembrane protein 186-like, which produces MTMQVLMKLCQGQRAVCPILNLSTKSFIRNKVWKASSVLSTRNIASKMQEHFLTTHFGRSPLRSRSIVCLVQQRLLSTSRGVTSKVSDMVSGDEEDPEFKAFYRLPSIVQLKILSRIKIVQTGLTLALIPPIYYYHDAGVLMTWQLQFSVGIATFALFMLYAMSFFLRRMIGAMYLHREGDIIKVSHLTFWGGRRDTVFPVMDVIPLSEGSNRADDVLLKLERYSTKDILYFTLPFGRVINVEAFESVFGQP; this is translated from the coding sequence ATGACAATGCAGGTTCTAATGAAACTTTGCCAAGGGCAAAGAGCAGTGTGTCCAATTCTTAATCTATCTACAAAGAGTTTCATCAGGAATAAAGTATGGAAAGCATCATCTGTGCTTTCAACAAGGAACATTGCATCAAAAATGCAAGAACATTTTCTAACCACACACTTTGGCAGGAGTCCTCTTCGCTCAAGGAGTATAGTTTGTCTTGTCCAGCAGCGACTCCTAAGTACTTCAAGAGGAGTAACCAGCAAAGTAAGTGACATGGTTTCAGGTGATGAAGAGGATCCAGAATTCAAAGCATTCTACCGTCTTCCATCCATTGTTCAGCTGAAGATACTATCAAGGATCAAGATAGTCCAGACTGGATTAACACTAGCTCTCATCCCTCCTATCTATTACTACCATGATGCAGGTGTGTTGATGACATGGCAGCTTCAGTTCTCTGTTGGTATCGCAACCTTTGCCCTCTTCATGCTTTATGCCATGAGCTTCTTCCTAAGGCGAATGATTGGAGCGATGTACCTACATCGTGAAGGAGACATTATCAAAGTCTCCCATTTGACATTCTGGGGAGGCAGGAGAGATACTGTTTTCCCGGTAATGGATGTTATCCCCCTGAGCGAAGGAAGCAATAGAGCAGATGATGTACTCTTAAAGTTGGAGAGATACAGCACAAAGGATATCCTTTATTTCACCCTGCCGTTTGGACGTGTCATAAATGTGGAAGCCTTCGAAAGCGTATTTGGTCAACCTTAA